GTATGggaaatggctacatcaataaacGATGACAGACCCACCGTGTTACCGGAATCAGCCAAGACCTCGGTGGTGCCGTCATGCAGAAAGATCTTGGGCGGCTGGTTGCTGCCGCTGCCGTTGCAGGTGAGGCTGAAATCGGACTGCCGGAAGCAGCCAGATTCGATGCCGAAAGGATATTGGATGCTCACGTTGCCACATCTCTCCGTGCAGTTTGGGTGCGTGGAGTTTGAACTAGAGTGGAGATTCAGAGATGCTCCTGGCCCTGTCATCTGCAGTAATCCAAAGATGATCACAATGAGAGTTACATAGAGGCGGCTCATCTCCGACGGCAAAACTGATTCGGAAACGACTCCACTGCGTTTCTGTTTGAGGTAGTCTATTGTGTGTAAATAAGGGGGCTGTTCTCTCTTCTAGTCCGTCTAGCTAGTGACTATATTCTAGGGATTTTTTAACAAGAAAGCCCCCTTCTTTTCTTAAACATTCATCATAAGGTACTGATGTACACATTTGAGGTTGAGGACCACGGATGTCAATTCTCCAGTCAAGCGGTAGAAAACAAACTAACACTATCATGTGGCTTTCACGTTAACTCCTATTTCCACATCGTTGGATAGTAGTAGTAAGACTTGGTGGGTTTACCGCTGGCAACTGCATTACCTCAGCTCGTGCGTGATGCCCTTTGATCCTTTGTGCCAGCAAGAGAAACAAAGACATTTGTCGGTCTATGTCGTTACACTACCAGACAGCGAAAATTCCTGTCGGCCAGAAACCGTCAGGAATGAACACAAAATCGTCAGGAATATAATTCCTGACGGGCAGCCGTCAGGAACAGCTTGACAGAAAAAACAGAGAATTCTTGACAGGCGGCCGACAGGAAATAATTGCTGATGGCAACTCCTGTCGGTTCTAAACCCACCGGCGATTCCAGTGTACTGTCAGCCTGACCGACAGGAATTCCCGTCAGGAATCATAAACCGACAGGAATGAGCGTATAATTCCTGTCGTTACAGCCGGCAGGAGAAAAAACCCCGCGCCATGGCCGCACCTCGGCGCCCGCCGCCGCGCCACCGGTGCTTGTGCTGCGCCGTCGCTTGTCGATGCAGCCACCATTGCGCCGTCACCAGCCTTCCCTTCGTCTACGCGTTCCACACTGGCGCTGCACGCACGCTCTCCGTGCCCATTGCCATGTTTGACAGTTTGGGAATGTTTGCTTCAAATTTGCTCAAATTTTATTCAAATTTATAGTGGATACCGGTCCGAATTTTCTGAATTTCGTCTAATTCGGCGCGCTCCGAAATTTTTACACAAATGAATCCAAGAACCTTATGAGCGCGGTGGTGGCTGTGTCAGCATCTGAATCGAACTTTTGTTTTTGTTGAGAATGTCCGAATCAAACTCGATGGCGGCCGGTAAACTTCACGGACCGGCTGGCCGACTCCATCTGGCCGTGCCTGAAGATGGTCACACCTGTCAATGTGAAGTGCGCGCCAAACTGCCAACGCATAACAAGAAAGCCCACTCGCTCCGTGGAACTCCCGATCGATAGCATAATGGTGAGGCCGGTTGTAGGATAACATCTCGGTCTATTTATAGTCGTGTGGCTACCCCGTCCGGACGCATGCGTCCGCCCCGTCTGTTTCACCTGCCACGCATGCTGCTAAGCCTGCACCGCCTGCCTCAGAATGCTGGTACACCTACGCATGCAGTTGTGCGCCTGCTGATTCCCGCCTCTTGTCTGCTGATGCGCATGCAGGTAGGGACCACCCACGCCCGCTTCGCTTGCCACGCACGTGGGACCGCTGCGGCCGTAGGGACCGCCTCCGCATGCGTCCACTTCCTGCGCCCGCTAATGTCACAAAATGAAGCACTTCTAcaatatacgtctgaaataggtgaaacatgtgcaacatacgcttgaaacatgTGTATATCaactacaacatatgcaatatacagataaaacacttgcaacacatgtctgaaacaaatgaaatattttgaatagacacttgcaacatatatgtatatagccactgaaacatatgcatcattcaaataaaacacttgcaacatacgtctagaacagatgaaacatttaaaacatacacttgcaacatccatatTAAATATATGAAACACACAGATGAAACACATACAACATCCtaatgaaacacatgcaacaccagattaaacatatgaaacatacatctAAACGCATGAAACATACGGAGCTCGGTGCCATGTAGTATGCGGGCCCGCACTCCTTCTCTCTCCCGGTCCTTCTCTCTCAGGTCACCATGCATGCACAGCCCCCCACGCGCCGTATGCACCCCATGCCGAGCAAGGCCGCATGCGCTCCCATGCCCTGCCCCGCGCTCCACGCCGAACGAGTGGCCGCACGAGCTCCCATGAGCTGCCCTACAGAAAGGACCGGTGCGGGCCCCGCCTGACTGCAACTACGCGCCCCACTTCTTTTTTTCTAGGTCGTCATGCGCGCGGGGGTTGGTCCGTCTGGACAGACGCCCTCAACCAAGCATTACCGTTTTTATAGTTGCAACAAAAGACAAAGACAAGAAAGACAGAAGACAGGTAGAGAACAGATGTTTATGTTAATGTTATCGTCCACCATCGAGTTCGATTCAGATACGAACACGGCCACCGCGCTCACGATATATGTATCCACTAGCAAATATGcacgtgcgttgcaacggaagaAAAGAGTTACTGAATATTCATGGGAAATGATATGCTGAATAAGacatccataatataagttaacATCTGCAATAATATAATAATGCCCTATGGAGTCTGTATCAGTTTTAAAATACTATCCCGACGGTTTGTCATCCCATTGCAAAGCACGTAGAAATATTTAATCGTAAATATATCATAAAATTTCTATTTTATAGTATATGCATTGGTACAGTTAAACATTGAGTTAACGACTTTCTTTGTGGACCCATAAAGATATAATTCTAATATCTAAATAAAGTCCGACAAGGTGTTAGTTGCAACGTGTTAAGGACTCGCCTGTGCATTGCAATGGGAAAAACTTGTCACTATACGAACTCATGAACGTAAGTTGTAGGGCATTTTTCTAAGAAAAACGATGTTTTGGGACTTTCTCTATAAATCACTGAGACTGACATTTTCTCGTGTAAAAATAGAAAAGAGCTGGGGATTCTCTCAAACCAACGCCGGCTGGCAGGCGATCTCCTTGTTAACTAGCGACGTCGAGTCTAGAACACAGCCATGGATGCAGCACAACAAGAAAGCGATCTCTCACCGGTGGTTCTCCTCGCGTGCGTGCAAAGGGGCTCTATAGCACCGCAACGTCATCACGAGTTCTACGGCCTGTTGCTGGTGGCCGAAAAGCGATGTCGGTGGCATTCCACGACGAACAAGAAGACGGTGGCGACCGTTTCTTGAACATCGCACACAAACTCGAAAGAGAGGGAAAGAGCATAGCTCTGGGCTCACCTCGCCATGGGCTCCTCTGCGCGGTTGGTGACGATGGTAAGGCGGCATGCGATGCAGAGAGTTGTGGCCGTAGGGGAGCGCGGTGATCTGTCCCACGGATGGGTTGTAGAGGTAGTACTTCCTCGCGGCCGTCACGCGCAGGAGGAGGACACCATGGCACATGTGGGTGACGGAGTGTAGCTTGGCGTTGCGACTGTTGTGCAGGACAGCCATTAGTGGCATGAAGACGCCCTTCCCGAGCTCTGGCGACCTCGCATACACCATCGATGCGACGACCAAGCGCGGCAGGAAGCAAAGCCTAAGAACTTCGCGGTGGCGATTGGGGTGAGGTTGAAGTGCCTGTCGATGAAGCCATCCGAAGACAGCATCGTGGCCCAGCCGCGGGAAAGGCAACGGCACCGGAGCACCGACTTGGCTCTTAGGGGAGATTTTGACACGACGGCACCGCCGCCATCTCCTCGACCcactaccggatacaggagctttgccgagtgccaggagcaCTCGCcgaagccccaaaaacactcagcaaatggtttgccgagtgttacacttggcaaacgacactcggtaaacttGTTATTGGCAaacgctagtttgccgagtgttttttgtcgggcattcggcaaagacgttgccgagtgcccaaaaacactcggcaaacttttttttcaaaaaaaataaaaaaaggcacGCTGACACCACGcccgcaccaccagcaccgctGCCGCGACCACcatccacgccgccgccaccatccacGCCTGCTGCCGCCGCCCGCACCACGCCGCATCCCTCGTCACCGCAGCAGCGACGCAGCCATGGCGCGACCGCGGAGCCCTGAGCTCAACCCATCTCGGCACAGCGGAAGCTAGCTCTCTTGGCAACCGCCGCTGCGGAGCCTCCATCCTCGACGCCGCTTCGTGCTCACCACGATGCAGAGTTGCGGACGCCTGATAGtgagcagcagcaccaccacgccgccgcctcGTCGAACCACCGCGGCGAGCCTCTTCGCACCGAGCCCAAGACCGATgttgggggagggagggagggggtggCACCAGCCGCCGGATCTCGCCAGTGGGGAGGttgcgccggggaagaaggtaggggaggggggagccggggaagaagggaggggcggggaagaagggaggaggggaggggccggatccggcggggaagaagaaggggagggaggggaggggctggatccggcggggaagaagaaggggagggaggggaggggccagcCGCcgacggggaagaagaaggggagggaggggaggggccggccgctggcggggaagaagaaggggaaggaggggaggggcgggctgctggcgggaggaggggagggaaggaGGGGGTAGCACCGGCCGCTGGATCTCGCCGGTGCGGAGGGGCCGTCGGggaagcgggaggggaggggccggcggggaagaagaaggggaaggaggggagggaggcggcGCCGTTGGGAGGAGAGGGGGCGCTGGGGGCCGGGAggagaggggaagaagaaggggtggGGCGATGGGGACGGGGGTGGGTTAAGTAggatattttttttgtttgccgagtgtcccagatgaggaactcggcaaaggtttttttttcattgttttcttctctttttttgccgagtgttctagatctgagcactcggcaaagtttttttcatttttttcttctccttcttttccagaaaaaagattttatttctttgccgagtgtttttttaacactcggaaaccacctctttgccgagtgtttttttgacactcggcaaaatccatatttgccgagtgtttttagcacaGCACTCAGCACagaacttgtttgccgagtgcccgagggaatacactcggcaaacataaaaacactcgacaaatttgaggattccggtagtgaCCACTTCCGGTGTGTCGGCCGTGTAAAGGTTGATGCGGGAAATATTGATCGTTACAATTGATATGCTAGTGGTAATCATGAATAATCAATCAGATCATGCTGATCTACGGAATAAACGAAAGATATGAACAAGCGGAAAAGGCAAacgctaaaaaaaccaaaaaaactgCAAAGGACACGGACGGAAAAGTTTTTACACGAAAAAATCAGGCGCTTGGATGTCCAAACGGGAGAAAAACAGTGTCTGGGGCTTTCCGAGTCGGTCGGTGGTGGTCGGTGAATGGATTATGATTAAGTTGGACGAAAATTTAGGACAGCAAGAAATTTTGCCTTTTTAATATTAGATATAAATATAgacatagatatagatatagggaTATTCTGCAAGGCACTCGCCGCTACGATACGTAGTGCATCGATATAGTTGACTAGTTCCCCGCATCTACGGAAAGAGCGAGCCCTAGCCGCCAGCCGAGAGCCATGTTATTCATGGACGATTCGACGGCGGAGGAGACGCGAAACAGGAAACGAGCAAGGCTAACCCCATCGGCCGGTGACGTCGTCGACCGGATCAGCGGCCTCGACGACGACGTGCTCCTCCACGTCCTAGAGCTGTTGGGCGACGCGAGGGACGCGGTGCGCACGAGCGCGCTCTCGCGGCGGTGACTCGGACTCTGGAAGCGCGTGCCCGCGCTCAGTTTCATCTCTCGGTCGGTGTGGGAAGCCACCGACGTCGAAGAACGCGCCGCCTTGACGCGGTACGTCTCCTCCTCCGTTAACGACGCCCTTGCCCTGCGTACCCAATCCGGCTGCGCCATTGAGAGGCTGGCGATCTCGTATACCACACACTCACCTCACCCTGATGACCCGTACCAAGATGACATGCCGCCGGCGTCGGTGGATGCTTTCCGCAACGGAGTGGGAGGCATCAGGGATCCTGACGGTGAGCGCTACCTGGAACGGCTGATGCCGGCGTCCGTGGATGCCATACAAGGATGGATCTGGTAGGCTTTTCAGCACGGGGTGAAGTCTTTCAGCGTGAACATGCGTCTGCCATATTTTTGGACATATTTTATCTATGGAGCGAACGGGCCACGACGAATACGAGCCCGTTGTGTTTCTTGATGTGCTCCCTGCTAGCCCGGTAAGGTTGGAGGCCATGCGATTGGCATTAGGCGGCGCAAGGCTCCGGCTCCCCGCTGCCATGGAATTCACATCACTCGCGGATCTTTCGCTCGAATGGATCAGGATGGAAGCCGGCAATGTTCACCTTCTGTCCCGCCTCTTGTCGTCGGCGAGCTGCCCGCGTTTGCAGAAGCTGCGCATGAGGAAGCTTTGCCTTGACGCTTTCGATGAAGAGATGCTGCTCCAAGCCGACATGCTCTCAGAACTACGGATACAGGACGTCAAATTTCTGTCACTGAAACTTAGGACACCTAGCCTAAAAGTTTTCCACTTGCACCAGCCCTGGCACCAGCCGCTTACTGTCTCGGCTCCGAGGCTGGAAGAACTTGAAATGTCCTTTCCACAAGGATCCCCGCTTGGATGGCTTAATGTTGACGGTGATCCCTACGAAACTAGTTTCACAAGGATCGTGTTGGTTTTAGTAAGCCTTGACTTACTAAGACTATTTGTTGTAACTCTTCttttctcttaatgaaaaacgtttTAGGCACGGTTGCGAAAAAAATGCTCTTCGATACGAATCTATTTATTTTTGTTTTCGAATATTCATATTCTAAAACACCGAAAAGTTATAATTAAAACTTAGAATGTTGGAATGTTGACAACCATATATGACTTTAGAAAGTACTATATCAACACATTATATATTTTCATTggtatttttttaaaaacttttaaatttggtaaaaaaaaataCTACCGACTACTTGCACAAGTTGGTAATTATGCGTGCAACTGTTATTATAGGGACCATTGTGCACATGGTCAAATGCACGCGTGTAGAAAGACGAAAATTTTGGAAAATAAAATACCGGCAGGGAAGGTGAGGAAATCGGCCAACTACCAAACCTGAGACAGGCAGACGCACACGGCATCATTTTGATTTATTATATTCATCAGAAAAAAGAAAACGAACGAAAAAAATGTGTGAAAACTGAAAACCAACCCCCACATGGCCGACCTTGATTGATATGGGTGTTTTCAGAAAACCTGAGCAGCAGTAGTCGTAGTTCCCCGTCTTCCACATCGCGCTTCTCGCCCACCTACCATCAAGCAGCCAAATCGAGCGAGGCGACGAGGACGAGTAGTTGAGGAGTTGGAGCAGGCCTGGCCGTCTGAGGTCTTTCCCCGCCAGGCATCGCAGAGCTTCAGCTTTGGGTCTTGACCTCGACAGAGATCGCCATGGACGCAGCGGCGGAGGTGGACCACCTCGCGGCCGAGAGGGCCGCCGCGCTCTTCGACGTCGAGGAGATGAAGGTTGCGTGGGCTGGCTCGCGACACgccgtcgaagtcggcgaccgcATGGCCCGACTCGTCGCGTCCGACCCTGTAAGTGATTGCTTCCTTGATCCCCTTCTCCTCCCCCGATCCCCAATTCCACCTCCTTCGCATAGATCAGAATCAAATGCGCCTCCCCTCCCCTTCCCATGGCTTGCTTGCTGCATCTGTCTAGCTGTTCACCTGCCCTTCCCCAACTTCTCAGCTTCATTCGCTAGTTGACTTCCACATAATCCATGCTTTGCCTTTTCCGCTCCCCCCGGATTAATCCCAatctccttttcttctcttcATATAAAGCAGCAACACCTTTTGGCATCTGATTTCCTGTAGTCTCTATGCAAGGCAGAAAAACTAGCAAGTCAACGGATTTCGCAAACCATAGTTTACCAGCTCAATTCAGCTTCGACCGTTTCACCTCTCCACCTTTCCTTAAATTATTCGGATTTAGAATATTCTTAGCTCCACTGCTGACTACCAATTTTCTCAATGTTTCCCTATAACCTCAATGCTGACTCAAACCGATAAACTTGTCTTATATAAACAGTAACTACGTGTTGACTTATTCTAGCATACATAGTACATGATTGCTTTCCGGTTTTGAACTGGATACTCTTAGTCTTATCCTTGTGAGAAATTGTAATATTGCTGTTTTCTgttaaaaaaaaagcaacagtaaGATTGTAACCGTCATTCTTTCTGTTTCCTTTGTTCCTAGTTCCTAAAGGTTGTTTTTAATGTAAATGCTAACACTGAACCAAATAAACACCCAACCTTTGGTTATCAAGACAAGATATTGCATCAGGTTACAGTAGTTAAATTCCCTTTCGGAGAAGTCCACTTACAATTCCACCTGCTTAATACATAGGTCTTCCGCAAGGATAACAGGACCATGCTCTCCAGGAAGGACTTGTTTAAGGACACTCTAAGAAAGGCAGCCCACGCATGGAAGCGTATTGTCGAACTACGTCTTACAGGTACCAAGTCGTGCAGATTCCAATACCAACCAAAGAACTATCGAGCCATTTTTCTACATACAACAGTTTAACTGATGCTCTACTGTGTTATATTGCTGTGGATTGACAGAGGAGGAAGCAGGTATGCTGAGGCTATACGTAGATCAGCCTGGTTATGTTGATCTGCATTGGGTATGACTATCAACTTTTATCGCATCAGTATACATACTTATCATACCACGACGAATCCTTTGTTGTCCATGCTGTGTGCTGATGTCTTCTGGAGTTAATGCTTCTGGATGCTCAGCATATCGTTCTTGGGTTTCTGTAAAAATTAGTGCTGCTGGATGCTCAGCATATTGTTCTTGGGTTTCTGTAAAAATCAGGGCCTTTCATTTaataagaaacaaaaaaaaagactcCTGCCATTGAATAACAGATAGTTTTTGTATAAGCTTCATGTATATTTTTTCACTTACAAGTTAACAAAAACAATGCCATCCTGCAGGGCATGTTTGTTCCTGCTATAAAAGGTCAAGGTACTGAGGAGCAGCAGAAGAAGTGGTTGCCTATGGCTTACAAGTTCCAAATAATTGGGTGCTATGCTCAGACTGAACTTGGTCACGGCTCAAACGTTCAGGGCCTTGAAACAACTGCTACATTTGATCCAAAGACTGATGAGTTTGTCATCCACAGTCCAACTCTGACCTCCAGCAAAGTAAAGTCCTGTGGATCAACTGCCTCCATATtgatttattaaaaaaactattATTTTTCCTTTCCCTTTTTTATGTTACTTTAGCCATTTGTGTCTTGTTTAAGATCTTGTCCACAATTTGTTACATCTATCTTCATGTCGGCAGTGGTGGCCTGGTGGCTTGGGGAAAGCTTCCACCCATGCAGTTGTGTATGCTCGGCTGATAACTGAAGGAAAGGACTATGGTATACATGGTAAGAGTGTTTTGTGTTTAGGTGACATTTAAGTGTTCTCCTAGTCTCCTTTGTTGCTCATACATGTCCTTGTCCCAGGTTTCATTGTGCAACTGCGAAGCTTAGAGGATCACTCCCCGCTTCCTGGTGTTACCCTGGGTGATATTGGTGGAAAATTTGGTAGCGGTGCATATAACAGTATGGACAATGGTGTTCTGCGATTTGACCATGTGCGCATACCAAGGGATCAAATGTTGATGAGGTTCGTCCATTTGGCTATTATATTTTACTACAGCACTTTATctgttctttcttttttgcagcCTAACCATATTCAAACTTGTTTCCTTTCCTTTCTAGGCTTTCACAAGTTACTAGGGAGGGGAAATATGTTAATTCAGATGTCCCAAAGCAGCTGCTTTATGGGACAATGGTTTTTGTTCGTCAAACAATAGTCGCGGATGCTTCTAAGGCTTTGTCCCGTGCTGTTTGCATTGCTGTACGATACAGCGCCATCCGAAAGCAGTTTGGCTCTCAAGATGGTGGCCCTGAGACTAAGGTATTCTAAATTTCTAATACTGAGCCTTTTGTATTGCCATCTATTCATCTTCTCTATTAATCTTAATATGTTCTCGAATACGCTACTCTGCTCAACTCAACTGGACCAGTGGAAAtggaaaataaataataaatgtgATATATGCACCAGGCAGGCATCAAAGCAATCTGACACCAATATCTGGTTGCTAGTAATAAATTGCTGACTGTTGACACCATATCATTATAGATATGCTCATAGTTAATTCAAATACCACTAGCAGTATCGTAACAATAAGCAACTCAGCTGTTGCTGATTGGTTTTCACTTTTATGTTGCAACTTTGTGGATAAACTATCCATAGGGCCTCTTAAGGTTTCCAAAGTTATGTTGACTCTGTAGTTGTTCAGTATATGCTGCGGATTCTTCATAAAAAAATAACATGCCTGTGAAGCATTCATGATACAATTTTTGTCATTTATTTATATACTTGTGAATGGCTGTGCGATAACCATTTTTTGAATCAACTGCCCAGTGTTACTGCCTGTGCTTAACATGGATAATTTCTGCATCTTTTGGTTACCAACAAAAGGTGGATAACGTATTCAAACTGGTTACAGGTCCTTGATTACAAGACTCAACAAAGCAGACTCTTTCCATTGCTGGCTtcagcatatgcatttagattcgtGGGTGACTGGCTCAAGTGGCTATACATGGATGTCACTCAGAAACTGGTAGCTAAAGACTACTCAACACTGCAAGAAACCCATGCCTGTACCGCTGGTTTGAAGGCCGTGACAACATCTGCAACAGCTGTACGTATAATTAATTCTTATTTTTACAGGTTGTACTTGAtggggggtattttgatttgctCTCTTTGGCTAAGTGGTTTGTAGAAGTCTTCACACTATTAAATGGGCAAATATTGCTTTCATCACTTCATCTTTCATAGGTATTTGTAGTTCATAAACTTGGGCCATTTACCCAGACTGTCACTAGATGCGAattttatgttgaccttaatctTTTCCTGAAGCTCAACTCCATTTCTTAATGGAGTAAATTCTGGTCTGATTATCAAGCCATATGCATGTTCTGATGGTTTAGTCATAATGGAGGACTTTTGGCAATGCATTGTTCTTATGGTGATTCCTGTCTTTTGTGCAGGATGCCATTGAAGAATGCAGAAAGCTCTGTGGTGGACATGGTTACTTGAACAGCTGTGGGCTTCCTGAGTTGTTTGCTGTCTATGTTCCTGCTTGCACTTATGAAGGGGACAATATTGTTCTGCTTTTGCAGGTTTGTACGTTTCTGATGATACTAGCCAATAATCATAGTTTTGGCTACTGTTACTGGTTGAGTATGTGTGGCATGACAGATTGTGTTCCACATTAGTTAAAGAAAAAGACAAGCTGTTTTTGCTTTTCCTCTACTCCATTTTGGACAATGGTATAGTGATAGGCAACATTTGGGGGTACCTGCAGGTTGCAAGGATTCTAATGAAGACTGTATCCCAATTAGCATCTGGAAAACAACCTGTTGGTACAATGGCTTACATGGGCAATGTACAATATCTGATGCAATGCAAATGTGCTGTTAACACAGGTACTTATTTAGGCTGGCTCATTATATTATCTCGTTCTCAGTTATATTTGATATTTGTTCCAGGCCTCTTGAGGATAATGCCTGTATTGATGATGGTAATTATTCATGTTTGGTGACTCAACAGCCGAAGACTGGCTTAACCCTGTTGCCATACAAGAGGCATTTGAAGCCAGGGCTCTCAGGATGGCAGTAAACTGTGCCCAGAACATAGGCCAAGCAGCAAGCCAAGAAGAAGGTAGTATTTATAACCAGCCAATACCACATTCTGTTTTCGTTTTCCAAATTGTAGTTGCTAAATTGGAATTACTGTACTAATGATGATCGCATGCCTTGCAGGTTTCTCTGAGCGGTCCCCAGATTTGCTAGAGGCTGCAGTAGCTCACATCCAGTTAATCATTGTAACCAAGTGAGTATTAATTCAACGTTGTTTATGAAGCGCGCGCTGTTCCTTACCTTCCAGTCTCTCTTCTTTTTTAAATAAAGATGATTCATCCGTTATTCTTCTTGTGTTATACTGCTAGGTTCATTGCAAAGGTACAGCAGGACATTCCTGGACATGGAGTGAAGGAACAGCTCCAGAACCTTTGCAATGTTTATGCCCTCTACATTCTTCACAAGCACCTGGGTGACTTCCTGGCAACTGGGTGCATCACACCGAAGCAGGGAGCGTTGGCAAATGAGCAGCTTGGCAAGCTTTACGCACAGGTATGCTGGATTGCTGGTGTTTGTTTGTCTTCTAGTAGCAGTATTGCTGTATGATATGAAGTGTAAGTTGGTGCTGGACATGATCTGCGACAGGTGCGTCCAAATGCTGTTGCGCTGGTGGATGCGTTCAACTACACAGACCACTACCTGGGGTCGGTGCTGGGGCGGTATGACGGGAATGTGTACCCGGCACTGTACGAGGAGGCATGGAAGGACCCTTTGAATGAGACGGTGGTGCCTGAGGGGTACCATGAGTACCTCCGCCCCTTGCTCAAGCAGCAGCTCAAGCTCTCCAGGCTCTGATCTGTTTGGCTACCCCCTGAAATTCTCCGTGGTGGTCGCCTTCTCAGAATCTGACACGGTGATCCCCACTCCGAATGAAAAGTGAAATAAACTACTAACGATTCCTGTTGAAGCCAAGGAAGAGGTAGATAAATATAAATGTATTCTGCGGTGAGGATCATATAAGAAGCACGTTCAATTAATAAAGAAAGAGCGAGAGGTTGAGCATCTCTCTGCTGTTGCTCAAGTGTTGTACGTACTACGCAGTGCAAGTGCAAGCAGTAGAATGAATATGTACGAGTGCATGTA
The nucleotide sequence above comes from Miscanthus floridulus cultivar M001 chromosome 18, ASM1932011v1, whole genome shotgun sequence. Encoded proteins:
- the LOC136519604 gene encoding peroxisomal acyl-coenzyme A oxidase 1-like, whose product is MDAAAEVDHLAAERAAALFDVEEMKVAWAGSRHAVEVGDRMARLVASDPVFRKDNRTMLSRKDLFKDTLRKAAHAWKRIVELRLTEEEAGMLRLYVDQPGYVDLHWGMFVPAIKGQGTEEQQKKWLPMAYKFQIIGCYAQTELGHGSNVQGLETTATFDPKTDEFVIHSPTLTSSKWWPGGLGKASTHAVVYARLITEGKDYGIHGFIVQLRSLEDHSPLPGVTLGDIGGKFGSGAYNSMDNGVLRFDHVRIPRDQMLMRLSQVTREGKYVNSDVPKQLLYGTMVFVRQTIVADASKALSRAVCIAVRYSAIRKQFGSQDGGPETKVLDYKTQQSRLFPLLASAYAFRFVGDWLKWLYMDVTQKLVAKDYSTLQETHACTAGLKAVTTSATADAIEECRKLCGGHGYLNSCGLPELFAVYVPACTYEGDNIVLLLQVARILMKTVSQLASGKQPVGTMAYMGNVQYLMQCKCAVNTAEDWLNPVAIQEAFEARALRMAVNCAQNIGQAASQEEGFSERSPDLLEAAVAHIQLIIVTKFIAKVQQDIPGHGVKEQLQNLCNVYALYILHKHLGDFLATGCITPKQGALANEQLGKLYAQVRPNAVALVDAFNYTDHYLGSVLGRYDGNVYPALYEEAWKDPLNETVVPEGYHEYLRPLLKQQLKLSRL